The DNA region ACGAATCAAGGCATTTTTGGTTTTGGCGAAGGTATTGTTTGTGGCTTTGGGGGAGGCGATCGCCTTTCATTGAATGGGTAGTATAATACTACCTGACCCAGGTTTAACTTTTCCTCAATCAAGCCAAATATCCGTGACTAACTTTAGTCGGCTAACCCCAGGCGGAGGTCTGGTTGTTCATGAAAGGGCAGGAGGTCATACGTTAGCGAGGCATGTTGGCATAACTGAAGCGTCACTGGTTAACCGCTTGGTTACTCAGCCGACTCTTCCTAGGGCCTCATCCTTCTTCAATCGAGAAATTGCAGAGCAAACGATTTCAGATGCGATGGATGCAAATCAAACCCAAATTGTCAATTGGCTGGCAACGGCCACTGCTCGCTTATCAATCTATCATAGAGTCAACCAGGCGATCGGTATTAGTCTAGCTCAAAATAATCTTCATCCGGCGATCGCCCAAAACTTACGCATCATTTTGAAACGAGATGCCACTGTGTCGCTAGGATACTATATTTTAACCGCTTACCCAGAACCATGAATACTGAAAACTTTCCTGGACTTGCTCAATTTTGTAGCAGTTATTTTCACCAAGATTGGAATTTAGAGGCTCCTGATGCATTAGGTCTGATCCACAACTATCTTCAAGATGAACCCATAACCCAAGTACAACAAACTCTTGAAGATATCGAAAACTTACTGACTCAGAACCTTGAACCCAATCAATTAAAAGCAATGATAGTCTTTGAATTCAGTTGTTACTATGACCCAACCGTTTATGGAATTTCCTATGCCGATTGGTTGCTTTGGGTGCAAATCTCCTTAAAACAAGGTATTGCTTCAAAGCTTGCTTTGTCTGCTTAGAGCAACTCAGGCGATCGCTAATGCTATAATTATATAGTTAATTCGATTAAAGTTGAGACACAACAGTTTATCTAAAACAACGATATCTGTAGGGGCGTTTCATGTCGCGAAGCGAAACGGCCGTTCGCCCCTACAATCAATCATGTCTCATTGCTATTGGAAATGGCTATAAGAAGGAGAGGAGAGACTAGAAATCTCTTAGGTAATCACCAATAAAAGCCTTACCAATCTCCAGTCCTTGTTCTACGAGCTTACCCCAAGCCGAAGCTTCTCCTGCTGCGGAGCCAACGGCTGCAATTTTATTTCCGATGTTAGAAAAAGCAGTGGTTTCAATAAACCGATGTTGATAGGGTTTATTCGATTTGTTATGGTAAACCAAAAACCTCAAGGTTTTTTCCTGGTTCTGTCCATACTGGAAATTATCATCAA from Roseofilum capinflatum BLCC-M114 includes:
- a CDS encoding RNase A-like domain-containing protein, with translation MTNFSRLTPGGGLVVHERAGGHTLARHVGITEASLVNRLVTQPTLPRASSFFNREIAEQTISDAMDANQTQIVNWLATATARLSIYHRVNQAIGISLAQNNLHPAIAQNLRIILKRDATVSLGYYILTAYPEP
- a CDS encoding contact-dependent growth inhibition system immunity protein, with protein sequence MNTENFPGLAQFCSSYFHQDWNLEAPDALGLIHNYLQDEPITQVQQTLEDIENLLTQNLEPNQLKAMIVFEFSCYYDPTVYGISYADWLLWVQISLKQGIASKLALSA